A section of the Clostridium omnivorum genome encodes:
- a CDS encoding cell division protein FtsL: MNKLVMKDDKNRYINGNTVLVPDYTPERKKDKEEYEKLKKAREERLNQKKAKSLKDKKNTLICIVASFAVCLLLISRYTTMYSMEKELSKVKVEINTVNVENESLNLALLKESNLQHIEEVATNKLHMMKVDKNNVIYADLSKDNFGKTANEEKKTAQENIIEKIKNILF; encoded by the coding sequence GTGAATAAATTGGTAATGAAGGATGATAAAAATAGATATATAAACGGAAACACTGTATTAGTGCCTGACTATACACCAGAGAGAAAAAAAGATAAAGAAGAATACGAAAAGCTGAAAAAGGCCAGAGAAGAGAGGCTTAATCAGAAAAAGGCTAAGAGTTTAAAGGATAAGAAGAATACTTTAATCTGCATTGTTGCCTCTTTTGCAGTATGTCTATTATTAATAAGTAGATATACTACTATGTACAGCATGGAAAAGGAACTATCAAAAGTTAAAGTTGAAATTAATACCGTAAATGTAGAAAATGAAAGCTTGAATTTGGCCTTGCTAAAGGAAAGTAATCTTCAGCATATAGAGGAAGTAGCTACAAATAAGCTGCATATGATGAAAGTTGACAAGAACAATGTAATATACGCTGACCTATCTAAAGATAATTTTGGTAAAACCGCGAATGAAGAAAAGAAAACTGCACAGGAGAATATAATAGAAAAGATAAAAAATATATTATTCTAG
- a CDS encoding AAA family ATPase has translation MKRQLTANDIVYKFEFENIDYRNELEHIPEYSSVYEKIKETIDIERSGYNIYLIDDFSKDKLRNIINFIEGNFEKKSSPKDICYVIKEDIKHPKVLFLPAGKGNELKGMVEKIQSSFADSAFEFYNSTNNKEKEEIIDFIQKRRNELMSKLDKMAEDFGFEVKVTNSGFAFIPVKAGEEMKEREYDDLNEEQKSDMLSKVSILKNNAQDILEQLKDIEVTELEKIKALMKKHFCDEIKELEAEYNNGFSENGDIVEYLDYVCSNIEQGLIDIYSINYEEDEEKINEVIYKFDVNVLVDNEKNKNPMVIFEEDPCVDKLLGNIEYENRNNTYSTDVSLIKSGSLLRANEGCLIIRANSLLANPNAYYYLKKSLISEKIDLDYNRGYLELLSLNGLKPEPINIKEKVILIGDYETYDLLYNYDEDFKKLFPIRAEYEPIVDINEATKVALLKNIHKVIKENNLLNIEDGAVKEIAKYLSRKAEDKSKIYFDGIELSKILIMSSNRVRGKGEKLVKAEDIKAVAYSEELIEKSIMESFSSKKMYISVNNKVAGQVNGLSVIDTGYFSLGKPIRITCTCYNGDGSIIDIQKESNLSGSIHSKSINILRGYLSRIVNSYNKLPVDFHLCFEQLYGKIDGDSASVAEIVCMISALTKLPIRQNIAVTGSINQFGEVQPIGGVNEKIEGFFKTCKAVDTIEGKGVLIPYSNKDDLVLSGEVETEIEKGAFTIYTMETVEDAIEVLIGTEKIKYDDVINIMEKEIKKYSSKS, from the coding sequence GTGAAAAGACAGTTAACTGCTAATGATATTGTATATAAGTTCGAATTTGAAAACATAGATTATAGAAATGAACTTGAGCATATACCGGAGTATAGCAGCGTTTATGAAAAGATTAAGGAAACTATAGATATAGAAAGGTCAGGTTATAACATTTATCTTATTGATGATTTTTCAAAGGATAAATTAAGAAATATAATAAATTTTATCGAGGGAAATTTTGAAAAGAAAAGTTCGCCTAAGGATATTTGCTATGTAATAAAAGAAGATATAAAACATCCTAAAGTTCTTTTTTTACCCGCTGGCAAGGGGAATGAATTAAAAGGAATGGTTGAAAAAATACAGAGTTCCTTTGCTGACTCAGCTTTCGAATTTTACAATTCAACAAACAATAAGGAAAAAGAGGAGATTATAGATTTTATTCAAAAAAGACGTAATGAATTAATGAGTAAGCTGGATAAAATGGCTGAGGACTTTGGATTTGAAGTAAAAGTTACAAATTCAGGCTTTGCATTTATTCCCGTAAAAGCTGGAGAGGAAATGAAAGAAAGGGAGTACGATGACTTAAACGAAGAACAGAAAAGTGATATGTTAAGTAAAGTGAGTATATTAAAGAATAATGCTCAGGATATATTAGAACAATTAAAGGATATTGAAGTAACTGAACTTGAGAAAATCAAAGCATTAATGAAGAAGCATTTTTGCGACGAAATAAAAGAGCTAGAGGCTGAATACAATAATGGATTTAGTGAGAATGGAGATATAGTTGAATATTTAGATTATGTATGCAGTAATATTGAACAGGGGCTTATTGATATTTACTCTATAAATTACGAAGAAGATGAAGAAAAAATAAATGAAGTAATTTATAAATTTGATGTAAATGTACTTGTAGATAATGAAAAAAACAAAAATCCAATGGTTATTTTTGAAGAAGATCCTTGTGTAGATAAATTGCTTGGTAATATAGAATATGAAAATCGTAATAATACTTACTCTACGGATGTAAGCCTAATAAAATCAGGTTCTTTGCTAAGGGCAAATGAAGGATGTTTAATTATAAGAGCAAATAGTCTCCTTGCAAATCCTAATGCATATTATTATTTGAAAAAATCTCTTATTAGTGAAAAAATAGATTTAGACTATAACAGGGGATATCTAGAACTACTTTCGCTAAATGGATTAAAGCCAGAACCAATAAATATAAAAGAAAAGGTAATTTTAATAGGGGATTATGAGACTTATGATTTGTTATACAATTATGATGAGGATTTTAAAAAGCTATTTCCTATAAGAGCTGAATATGAACCAATTGTTGATATAAATGAAGCTACTAAGGTGGCTTTATTAAAAAATATTCACAAGGTTATTAAGGAAAATAATTTATTAAATATTGAAGATGGTGCAGTAAAAGAGATAGCTAAATATCTTTCTAGAAAAGCAGAAGACAAGAGTAAAATATATTTTGATGGTATTGAATTAAGTAAAATTTTGATAATGTCCAGTAATAGAGTGAGAGGAAAAGGAGAGAAACTAGTTAAAGCTGAAGATATCAAAGCTGTGGCATATTCCGAGGAACTGATTGAAAAGAGCATAATGGAGAGCTTTAGCAGCAAAAAAATGTATATTAGTGTGAATAATAAAGTGGCAGGTCAAGTAAACGGACTTTCAGTAATAGATACAGGGTATTTTTCGCTTGGAAAGCCAATAAGAATCACCTGTACTTGTTATAATGGTGACGGTAGTATAATAGATATTCAAAAGGAAAGCAATTTAAGTGGAAGTATTCACAGTAAATCAATCAATATTTTAAGAGGCTATTTAAGCAGAATAGTGAATAGCTACAATAAGCTTCCTGTAGATTTTCATTTGTGTTTTGAACAGCTTTATGGCAAGATTGATGGTGATAGTGCATCAGTGGCTGAAATAGTTTGTATGATTTCTGCGCTTACTAAACTTCCCATAAGACAAAATATTGCAGTCACAGGGTCTATAAATCAATTTGGAGAGGTGCAGCCTATTGGAGGAGTTAATGAAAAAATAGAAGGCTTTTTCAAAACCTGCAAAGCCGTAGATACCATAGAAGGTAAGGGAGTGCTGATTCCTTATTCAAATAAGGATGACTTAGTATTAAGTGGAGAAGTAGAAACAGAAATAGAAAAGGGTGCATTTACTATATATACTATGGAAACTGTGGAGGATGCTATAGAAGTATTAATAGGCACTGAAAAGATAAAATATGATGATGTTATAAACATTATGGAAAAGGAAATAAAAAAATATAGTTCAAAATCATAA
- the rsmH gene encoding 16S rRNA (cytosine(1402)-N(4))-methyltransferase RsmH produces the protein MDFKHVSVLLNECIDALNIKEDGIYVDCTLGGAGHSSEIVKRLSPKGKLIGIDQDKNALEASKKRLAEYDNVIYVHNNFYNIKEVLDELNIEGVDGILMDLGVSSHQLDEGERGFSYMKDAPLDMRMNRDSNFSAYNVINNYSEEELTRVIRDFGEEKFARRIAKFIVDRRGEKPIETTYELVDIIKAAIPAKARREGPHPAKRTFQAIRIEVNNELGILDRAIEDGAAKLNKDGRIAVITFHSLEDRIIKNKYKQLENPCTCPKEFPVCICGKKPEIKIITRKPIEPSEIEVEENPRSRSAKLRVAEKI, from the coding sequence ATGGATTTTAAACATGTATCAGTGCTTCTTAATGAATGTATAGATGCTTTAAATATAAAAGAAGATGGGATATACGTAGACTGCACGCTTGGGGGAGCAGGGCATTCTAGTGAAATCGTAAAGAGACTATCCCCAAAAGGAAAGCTTATAGGCATAGATCAAGATAAAAATGCTTTAGAAGCCTCTAAAAAAAGATTGGCAGAATACGATAATGTTATATATGTACATAATAATTTTTATAATATAAAAGAAGTGCTTGATGAACTGAACATTGAGGGAGTAGATGGAATACTCATGGACCTTGGAGTATCTTCTCATCAGTTGGATGAAGGAGAAAGAGGCTTTAGCTATATGAAGGATGCTCCACTTGATATGAGAATGAACAGAGATAGTAATTTTTCTGCATACAATGTTATAAATAATTATAGTGAAGAAGAATTAACTAGAGTTATAAGAGATTTTGGAGAAGAAAAGTTTGCAAGGCGTATTGCTAAGTTCATTGTTGATAGAAGAGGTGAAAAGCCTATAGAAACAACATATGAGTTGGTAGACATAATAAAAGCTGCAATACCCGCAAAAGCTAGAAGAGAAGGGCCGCATCCAGCTAAGAGGACTTTTCAAGCTATAAGGATTGAAGTCAATAATGAACTTGGTATATTGGATAGAGCCATAGAAGACGGTGCAGCAAAACTTAATAAGGATGGAAGGATTGCTGTAATAACCTTTCATTCTCTAGAAGATAGAATAATCAAAAATAAATACAAACAATTAGAAAATCCATGTACTTGCCCAAAGGAATTTCCGGTATGTATATGTGGGAAAAAGCCAGAAATTAAGATTATAACTAGAAAACCTATTGAACCTTCTGAGATTGAAGTGGAAGAAAATCCAAGAAGCAGAAGCGCTAAGCTGAGAGTAGCTGAGAAAATATAG
- the ychF gene encoding redox-regulated ATPase YchF translates to MKLGIVGLPNVGKSTLFNAITKAGAESANYPFCTIEPNVGVVNVPDKRLDVLEQMYSSKKKVYANIEFYDIAGLVKGASKGEGLGNKFLSHIREVASIVHVVRCFEDGNVVHVDGSVDPIRDIETINLELIFADLEVLERRIEKAVKLARSGDKKAKEELALMERIKIQLESGKPVRTMEFTSDEEELVKGFFLITSKPVLYAANVSEDDVVSGNLENDLVKKVIEYAKNENSEVVTICAKLEEELSALEDEEKLEMLSEYGLTETGLDKLIHSSYKLLGLMSFLTAGVQEVRAWTIKNGTKAPAAAGKIHTDIERGFIRAEIITYDKLIECGSEAVAKEKGFFRLEGKEYVMQDGDVVNFRFNV, encoded by the coding sequence ATGAAGCTTGGAATAGTAGGACTTCCTAACGTTGGAAAAAGCACATTGTTTAATGCTATAACAAAAGCTGGTGCAGAATCTGCAAACTATCCCTTCTGCACAATTGAACCAAATGTAGGAGTTGTTAATGTACCTGATAAAAGACTAGATGTACTAGAACAAATGTACTCATCAAAGAAAAAAGTATATGCTAATATTGAATTTTATGATATCGCTGGACTAGTAAAAGGAGCAAGCAAAGGTGAGGGCCTTGGTAATAAGTTCCTTTCACATATAAGAGAAGTTGCTTCTATAGTTCATGTTGTAAGATGCTTTGAAGACGGTAATGTAGTACACGTTGATGGTTCTGTAGACCCAATAAGAGACATAGAGACGATAAACTTAGAATTAATATTTGCTGATTTAGAAGTATTAGAAAGAAGAATTGAAAAGGCTGTAAAGCTAGCAAGATCCGGAGACAAAAAGGCTAAAGAAGAGTTGGCTTTAATGGAGAGGATAAAAATTCAGCTTGAAAGCGGCAAACCTGTAAGAACCATGGAATTTACTTCTGATGAAGAAGAATTAGTAAAAGGATTTTTTCTTATAACTTCTAAGCCTGTACTTTATGCAGCTAATGTATCTGAGGATGATGTAGTTTCAGGAAATCTCGAAAATGACCTAGTTAAAAAGGTTATAGAATATGCAAAGAACGAAAACTCAGAGGTAGTCACTATCTGTGCTAAACTAGAAGAAGAATTATCTGCATTAGAGGATGAAGAAAAGCTTGAAATGCTTAGTGAGTATGGTTTAACTGAAACAGGCCTTGATAAGCTTATTCATTCCAGCTACAAACTACTTGGGCTAATGAGCTTTTTAACTGCAGGGGTTCAAGAAGTTAGAGCATGGACAATTAAAAATGGTACAAAAGCTCCAGCAGCAGCCGGTAAGATACACACAGATATAGAACGTGGATTTATAAGGGCAGAAATTATAACCTATGATAAGCTTATTGAATGCGGTTCTGAAGCTGTTGCTAAGGAAAAAGGATTTTTCCGTCTTGAAGGTAAAGAATATGTTATGCAAGATGGTGATGTAGTTAACTTTAGATTTAATGTATAA
- the mraZ gene encoding division/cell wall cluster transcriptional repressor MraZ, translated as MFIGEYQHAIDTKNRMIIPSKFRDELGSNFILTKGLDGCLYAFTINEWKVLEEKLKSLPLTSKDARAFVRFFFSGANEIEIDKQGRALIPQTLLEYAQIKKDIVSIGVSTRIEVWSKEKWEEYNNSDIDFDDIAEKMSQLGI; from the coding sequence ATGTTTATAGGTGAGTATCAACATGCCATAGATACTAAAAACAGAATGATTATACCCTCAAAGTTTAGAGATGAATTAGGTAGTAATTTCATTTTAACTAAAGGTTTAGATGGATGTTTGTACGCATTCACTATAAACGAATGGAAGGTCCTTGAGGAAAAGCTTAAATCACTTCCACTAACAAGTAAGGATGCGAGAGCTTTTGTAAGATTTTTTTTCTCAGGAGCTAATGAAATTGAAATAGATAAGCAAGGAAGAGCACTTATTCCTCAAACTCTTTTAGAATATGCTCAAATAAAAAAGGATATAGTAAGTATAGGAGTATCTACAAGAATTGAGGTTTGGAGTAAAGAAAAATGGGAAGAATATAATAACTCAGATATAGATTTTGATGATATAGCAGAAAAGATGAGCCAACTTGGAATATAG
- a CDS encoding stage V sporulation protein D produces the protein MAEKQYRDKVIIRKRMLIIFGILFILFFLLTNRLGYLMIAQAEKLNKLATEQWTSEVKIDAKRGRILDRNGSELAVSANVFRIDLDLNTIRSHDEKNMSKEEIANKLASALNMDPLEVLKKLDTKLSSGLPAGASTLARRIEKEQADKVRDLGLRGVLISSDTKRYYKNGDFLSQVLGHTTSDGIGLTGVEKQYDTILAGIPGVRIAETDNKSKVQPYTISDYTKPIDGKDLVLTIDEIIQQFCEKAAKQALSDNKAKAVTIIAMNPNNGEILAMANEPGYNPNDPWMKGQNISPDDLQKMWRNRAVSDTFEPGSVFKVVTATAAMSENVISDKDKWVCTGSSKIANRIIHCWKRTGHGTESFVDILKNSCNVGFMDLGKRLGKDKLYKYIVKFGFGQKTGVDLPGEAKGIIKKPEKMNDVDLATISFGQSNTVSAIQYITGLNAIANGGKLITPHVMKDITHTENNTTVVDKQYNDYNIRNVLDENTVKTLRGYLEKVVSEGGGKNAYIPGYHIAGKTGTAQKVNGSTGSYEAGKYISSFAGMAPAENPKITLFVSIDEPDPSNYYAGQITAPVAKQVFNDIFNYLAIDVDASSEDIAKSMLKDVIIPEVRGLKKDQAVKILKEQHLDYQFDGNGEYVTDINPKPGYSVKEASKLVLYTGTTSNYNKIVVVPDLKGFSREKAQNILDTLGLKIEFDGEGLVSEQSISPLEQVSKGTTINIKLEQLGD, from the coding sequence TTGGCGGAAAAACAATACAGGGATAAGGTTATAATAAGAAAAAGGATGCTGATTATTTTTGGCATACTTTTTATTTTGTTTTTTTTGTTAACTAACAGATTAGGGTATTTAATGATTGCACAAGCTGAAAAGCTAAACAAGCTTGCAACAGAACAGTGGACAAGTGAGGTTAAAATTGATGCTAAAAGGGGCAGAATTTTAGATAGAAATGGCTCAGAACTCGCTGTAAGTGCTAATGTTTTTAGAATAGACTTGGATCTTAATACCATTAGAAGTCATGATGAGAAGAATATGAGCAAGGAAGAAATAGCAAACAAGCTTGCATCAGCACTTAATATGGATCCCCTAGAAGTACTCAAGAAATTAGATACAAAACTGTCAAGTGGACTTCCTGCAGGAGCAAGTACACTTGCAAGAAGAATTGAAAAGGAACAGGCCGATAAAGTTAGAGATTTAGGACTTAGAGGAGTTTTAATATCATCAGATACTAAGCGTTATTATAAAAATGGTGATTTTTTATCTCAAGTTTTGGGACATACTACCTCTGACGGCATAGGGCTAACAGGAGTTGAGAAGCAGTATGATACCATACTAGCAGGCATTCCAGGAGTGCGTATAGCTGAAACGGATAACAAGAGTAAGGTTCAGCCCTATACAATTTCAGACTATACTAAACCTATAGATGGGAAAGATTTAGTTTTAACCATAGATGAAATAATACAGCAGTTTTGTGAAAAGGCTGCAAAACAGGCATTAAGTGATAACAAGGCAAAAGCAGTTACTATAATTGCTATGAATCCAAATAATGGTGAAATCTTGGCTATGGCAAATGAGCCGGGTTATAACCCAAATGATCCATGGATGAAAGGACAAAACATTTCTCCAGATGATTTACAGAAGATGTGGAGAAACAGAGCTGTTAGTGATACCTTTGAACCAGGTTCCGTATTTAAGGTCGTTACAGCTACAGCAGCTATGTCAGAAAATGTGATAAGTGATAAAGATAAATGGGTTTGTACAGGAAGTTCTAAAATTGCCAATAGAATTATACACTGTTGGAAAAGAACAGGCCATGGAACTGAAAGTTTTGTAGACATACTAAAAAATTCCTGTAACGTTGGTTTTATGGATTTAGGTAAAAGACTAGGAAAAGATAAGCTGTACAAGTATATTGTTAAATTTGGATTTGGACAAAAGACAGGTGTTGATTTACCAGGAGAAGCAAAAGGTATAATCAAAAAACCTGAAAAAATGAATGATGTTGATTTGGCCACAATATCCTTTGGTCAAAGTAATACAGTTTCAGCTATTCAGTATATTACAGGATTAAATGCAATTGCAAATGGTGGTAAACTTATTACTCCACATGTAATGAAAGATATAACACATACAGAAAATAATACTACTGTTGTGGATAAGCAGTATAATGACTATAATATAAGAAATGTTTTAGATGAAAATACTGTTAAAACACTAAGAGGATATCTTGAAAAAGTAGTATCTGAAGGTGGAGGGAAAAATGCATATATTCCGGGATACCATATAGCAGGAAAGACTGGTACTGCTCAAAAAGTAAATGGTAGTACAGGCTCTTATGAGGCTGGAAAATATATATCATCCTTCGCAGGCATGGCACCTGCAGAAAATCCTAAAATAACACTTTTTGTTTCCATTGATGAACCTGATCCATCTAATTATTATGCTGGACAAATAACAGCTCCAGTAGCAAAACAGGTTTTCAATGATATATTTAATTATCTTGCAATTGATGTAGATGCTTCTTCAGAGGATATTGCAAAAAGCATGTTAAAAGATGTTATAATACCTGAAGTAAGAGGCTTGAAGAAAGATCAAGCTGTTAAAATACTTAAAGAACAACATTTGGATTATCAATTTGACGGGAACGGTGAATATGTAACAGATATTAATCCTAAGCCAGGCTACAGTGTAAAAGAAGCTTCTAAATTAGTACTTTACACTGGCACTACATCAAACTATAATAAAATTGTAGTTGTTCCAGATTTAAAAGGCTTTAGTAGAGAAAAAGCACAAAATATTTTAGATACATTGGGACTCAAAATTGAGTTCGATGGAGAAGGACTAGTATCGGAACAAAGCATTTCTCCACTTGAACAAGTAAGTAAAGGAACTACAATTAATATAAAACTAGAACAATTAGGTGATTAG